One stretch of Lemur catta isolate mLemCat1 chromosome 2, mLemCat1.pri, whole genome shotgun sequence DNA includes these proteins:
- the KCNK5 gene encoding potassium channel subfamily K member 5 isoform X2: protein MIFAATVITTIGYGNVAPKTPAGRLFCVFYGLFGVPLCLTWISALGKFFGGRAKRLGQFLTKRGVSLRQAQITCTAIFIVWGVLVHLVIPPLVFMVTEEWDYIEGLYYSFITISTIGFGDFVAGVNPSANYHALYRYFVELWIYLGLAWLSLFVSWKVSMFVEVHKAIKKRRRRRKESFESSPHSRTALKVAGSGASKDVNIFSFLSKKEETYNDLIKQIGKKAMKTSGGGERGAGPGLGTQGGGLPALPPSLAPLVVYSKNRVPSLEEVSQTLRSKGHVSKPPGEEAGTRVPADGSSTSEVLSNQLDRISEEGEPWEAQDYHPLIFQNASITFVNEETGLSDEETSKSSLEDNLAEEKRPPQRAEAEAPLSMGEFPSSDESTFTSTESELSVPYEQLMNEYNEANSPKGT, encoded by the exons ATGATTTTTGCAGCCACGGTCATCACCACCATTG GCTATGGCAATGTGGCCCCCAAGACCCCCGCCGGTCGCCTCTTTTGCGTCTTCTATGGTCTCTTCGGGGTGCCACTCTGCCTGACATGGATCAGTGCGCTGGGCAAGTTCTTCGGGGGACGTGCCAAGAGGCTGGGCCAGTTCCTCACCAAGAGAGGCGTGAGCCTG CGGCAGGCACAGATCACGTGCACGGCCATCTTCATCGTGTGGGGCGTCCTGGTCCACCTGGTGATCCCGCCCCTCGTGTTCATGGTGACCGAGGAGTGGGACTACATCGAGGGCCTGTACTACTCCTTCATCACCATCTCCACCATCGGCTTCGGTGACTTCGTGGCCG GTGTGAACCCCAGCGCCAACTACCACGCCCTGTACCGCTACTTTGTGGAGCTCTGGATCTACCTGGGGTTGGCCTGGCTGTCCCTGTTTGTCAGCTGGAAGGTGAGCATGTTTGTGGAAGTCCACAAGGCCATTAAgaagaggcggcggcggcggaagGAGTCCTTCGAGAGCTCCCCCCATTCCAGGACAGCCCTGAAGGTGGCGGGCAGTGGGGCCTCCAAGGACGTCAACATCTTCAGCTTTCTGTCCAAGAAGGAGGAGACCTACAACGACCTCATCAAGCAGATTGGGAAGAAGGCCATGAAGAcgagtgggggcggggagaggggcgcgggcccagggctggggactcAGGGCGGCGGGCTGCCAGCCCTCCCCCCTTCCTTGGCGCCCCTGGTGGTCTACTCCAAGAACCGGGTGCCCAGCTTGGAAGAGGTGTCACAGACACTGAGGAGCAAAGGCCACGTGTCGAAGCCGCCCGGCGAGGAGGCTGGGACTCGGGTCCCCGCGGACGGCTCCTCCACCTCCGAGGTGCTCAGTAACCAGCTGGACCGCATCAGCGAGGAGGGCGAGCCGTGGGAGGCCCAGGACTACCACCCGCTCATCTTCCAGAACGCCAGCATCACCTTTGTGAATGAGGAGACTGGCCTCTCGGACGAGGAGACCTCCAAGTCCTCGCTGGAGGACAACCTGGCGGAGGAGAAGAGGCCCCCGCAGCGAGCGGAAGCCGAGGCACCCCTGAGCATGGGCGAGTTCCCCTCCTCGGACGAGTCCACCTTCACCAGCACCGAGTCTGAGCTCTCCGTGCCCTATGAGCAGCTGATGAACGAGTACAATGAGGCGAACAGCCCCA